A single Dehalococcoidia bacterium DNA region contains:
- a CDS encoding WecB/TagA/CpsF family glycosyltransferase, whose translation MLGVGVRDGTWAETLASIEPMIASHKPHLIVTPNVDYITQAQHSPALFTMLKAAERAVPDGLEILAVAMGTPRQEFFMARHQHRMGIPVMIGVGSTFDRMSGDVPVPPGWMTKVGLEWLFRIPQDPKRLGRRSLLEDPIFFWWVVQQRFGWRQFPLFAERYRQ comes from the coding sequence ATTCTCGGCGTCGGCGTCCGCGACGGTACTTGGGCCGAAACGCTCGCCTCGATTGAGCCCATGATCGCAAGCCATAAGCCCCATCTTATCGTTACACCGAATGTCGACTACATCACGCAGGCGCAACACAGTCCGGCGTTGTTCACCATGCTCAAGGCCGCCGAACGCGCTGTCCCGGATGGACTCGAAATCCTGGCTGTCGCGATGGGGACGCCACGACAGGAGTTCTTCATGGCACGCCATCAGCACCGCATGGGTATCCCCGTCATGATCGGGGTCGGCTCGACGTTCGACCGGATGTCTGGCGATGTCCCGGTCCCTCCCGGGTGGATGACCAAGGTCGGCCTCGAATGGCTGTTTCGCATTCCGCAAGACCCCAAGCGGCTCGGACGACGCTCCCTTCTCGAGGATCCCATCTTCTTCTGGTGGGTCGTGCAGCAACGGTTCGGCTGGCGGCAATTCCCGCTCTTCGCCGAACGCTACCGGCAGTAG
- a CDS encoding redox-sensing transcriptional repressor Rex produces MSSRIPEVVVRRLPIYARALAQLEARGTAVISSLDLGRLLGVTPAQIRKDLSYFGEFGKQGTGYDVAHLKTEIRRILGLDREWRMAIIGIGRLGRAIASYPGFASEGFRVVALFDNDPAKIGTAVGDLIVRSMDDLATVARAERLDIGIVAVPAAQAQTVVDQLVAVGVTGLLNYAPITLSVPPHVRVRDIDPVVALQSMTYYLKHAENALP; encoded by the coding sequence GTGAGTTCGCGCATTCCTGAAGTTGTCGTTCGCCGGCTGCCCATCTACGCGCGCGCGCTCGCCCAGCTGGAAGCGCGGGGGACCGCCGTCATCAGCTCCCTCGACCTCGGCCGCCTCCTCGGCGTTACCCCCGCCCAAATCCGCAAGGACCTCAGCTACTTCGGAGAATTCGGCAAGCAGGGCACCGGCTACGACGTTGCTCATCTCAAGACCGAGATCCGCCGCATCCTGGGGCTCGACCGCGAATGGCGGATGGCGATCATCGGCATCGGCCGGCTCGGCCGCGCGATCGCCAGCTACCCCGGCTTCGCGTCCGAGGGCTTCCGCGTCGTCGCGCTCTTCGATAACGACCCGGCGAAGATCGGCACCGCGGTCGGCGACCTGATCGTCCGTTCGATGGACGACCTCGCCACCGTTGCTCGGGCAGAGCGGCTCGATATCGGGATCGTCGCCGTACCCGCCGCGCAGGCGCAGACGGTCGTCGACCAGCTTGTCGCTGTCGGCGTCACCGGGCTCTTGAACTACGCGCCGATCACCCTTAGCGTTCCGCCGCATGTCCGCGTGCGCGACATCGACCCTGTCGTTGCCCTCCAATCGATGACGTACTACCTCAAACACGCCGAGAATGCTCTTCCCTGA
- the ubiE gene encoding bifunctional demethylmenaquinone methyltransferase/2-methoxy-6-polyprenyl-1,4-benzoquinol methylase UbiE, with protein sequence MAHLRGAARARYVRRMFDRIAGHYDLMNAIMTFGQYRRWQRRAAEIAAPIVGERFLDVATGTGDIATDLATLAPFVVGLDFSRPMLLAGDAKVRASGRIARVEGDALALPFRDNSFDGVTIGFGLRNLPDLRRALAEMIRVVRPGGRVVCLELTRPLLPWIAPLFRLYFHRVVPLIGGLVSGSFAAYRYLPQSVDHFPDAEALRTLFAECGLLFPEYEPLNFGTIAIHWGTKPLEAAP encoded by the coding sequence ATGGCGCATCTCCGCGGCGCGGCGCGCGCGCGCTACGTCCGGCGCATGTTCGACCGCATCGCCGGTCACTACGACCTGATGAACGCCATCATGACGTTCGGCCAGTATCGCCGCTGGCAGCGCCGCGCCGCCGAGATCGCCGCTCCGATCGTGGGAGAGCGCTTCCTCGACGTTGCAACCGGCACCGGCGACATCGCCACCGACCTCGCAACGCTTGCCCCCTTCGTGGTCGGCCTCGATTTCTCCCGCCCGATGCTCCTTGCGGGCGATGCGAAGGTCCGCGCATCCGGCCGGATCGCCCGCGTCGAGGGCGATGCCCTTGCGCTTCCATTTCGCGACAACAGCTTCGATGGCGTCACCATCGGGTTCGGCTTGCGCAATCTCCCGGACCTGCGCCGCGCCCTCGCCGAGATGATCCGTGTCGTCCGCCCGGGGGGACGGGTGGTTTGCCTCGAGTTGACGCGTCCTCTCCTGCCGTGGATTGCTCCTCTCTTCCGGCTCTACTTTCACCGGGTTGTCCCCCTCATCGGCGGGCTCGTCTCCGGCAGCTTCGCCGCCTATCGTTACCTGCCCCAGTCGGTCGACCACTTTCCCGACGCTGAGGCCCTACGTACCCTCTTCGCCGAATGCGGTCTGCTCTTCCCCGAGTACGAACCGCTGAACTTCGGTACGATCGCCATCCACTGGGGCACGAAGCCGCTCGAGGCCGCACCGTGA